In one Chroicocephalus ridibundus unplaced genomic scaffold, bChrRid1.1 SCAFFOLD_84, whole genome shotgun sequence genomic region, the following are encoded:
- the LOC134509199 gene encoding kelch-like protein 10, giving the protein MQDFLAVPQKMTLRKDEQRNEPGCHTQPRARTQIGYLRLYGTAAEQRQIPLDWHGLEVGDSLPRGASSSSSPREGKMSSVACTAFHGLCPEGTPSDVILSVDGVEFNAHKMVLSNCSAYFGALFSSNCSSADSNVYQIHGASPETMGLLIEYAYTGTVPLTEDNVESLLVAADRFNVLGVVSLCCHFLKAQLCSENCIGIWRFTHYCCCADLREAAHEFILRHLEEVTRVSAEFLELSFNDLQRLLEKGELPVREEAMLEAVLTWAAHDLPNRRQHIVFLLSKEGWRSGQKGFFFLK; this is encoded by the exons AGAACACAAATTGGCTATTTACGCTTGTACGGAACAGCTGCTGAACAGAGGCAGATCCCTTTAGACTGGCATG GCTTGGAGGTGGGCGACAGCTTGCCTCGCGgcgcatcctcctcctcctcacccagggagggGAAGATGAGTTCCGTGGCTTGCACCGCCTTCCACGGGCTTTGTCCAGAAGGGACACCAAGCGATGTGATCCTCAGCGTGGACGGCGTTGAATTCAACGCGCACAAGATGGTCCTCTCTAACTGCAGTGCGTACTTCGG ggctttgttctccagcaactgCAGCAGTGCCGACAGCAACGTCTATCAAATCCACGGCGCTTCCCCTGAAACGATGGGGCTCCTCATCGAGTATGCCTACACCGGCACAGTGCCCCTCACGGaggacaacgttgaaagtttgctcgtGGCAGCAGACCGGTTCAACGTCCTGGGCGTCGTCAGCCTCTGCTGCCACTTCTTAAAAGCCCAGCTGTGCTCAGAAAACTGcatcggcatctggagattcacccactactgctgctgtgctgacctgcgagaagcagcccacgAGTTCATCCTGCGTCACTTGGAGGAGGTGACCAGGGTGTCCGCAGAGTTTCTGGagctctccttcaatgacctgcaacgcctgctggagaagggggagctCCCTGTGAGAGAAGAGGCCATGCTGGAGGCTGTTCTCACCTGGGCTGCTCATGACCTGCCCAACAGGAGGCAGCACATTGTCTTCTTGCTGAGCAAGGAAGGCTGGAGgagtggacagaagggatttttcttcttaaagtaa